In Sphingobacterium zeae, one genomic interval encodes:
- the dinB gene encoding DNA polymerase IV, whose protein sequence is MERSIIHCDLDTFFVSVERLENSKLIGVPVLIGGNSDRGVVASCSYEARKFGVHSAMPMRLALRMCPDAVVVRGDHDRYSHYSSIVTQIIEEDTPIVEKASIDEHYLDVSGMDRFFGCWKWTQELRQRIIRETGLPISFGLSVNKTVAKIATGTAKPCGEKQVQNGTEKGFLAPLSIRKIPMVGEKSFTLLRNMGISKIGTLQQMEVFTMQKVLGENGINIWRKANGLDDSLVLPFREQKSMSKENTFLQDTIDMDVLRRTLIGMVDTLAFDLRKEQKLTSCVTLKIRYSNFDTHTQQLQIGYTNSDRKLTDVVLSLFKKLYSRRMLIRLIGIKFSGLIYGSYQTDLFDDSAEEVNLMQAMDKIRKRYGAEFLMKAICAPLPEKGGDHALKST, encoded by the coding sequence ATGGAAAGGAGTATAATACATTGTGATCTTGATACATTTTTTGTATCTGTCGAGCGCTTGGAGAACAGCAAGCTCATCGGCGTACCCGTGCTCATAGGAGGAAACAGCGACCGCGGGGTAGTAGCCTCTTGTTCCTATGAAGCCCGTAAGTTTGGCGTACATTCGGCTATGCCCATGCGGCTGGCCCTGCGCATGTGTCCAGACGCAGTAGTCGTACGGGGCGATCACGACCGCTATAGTCACTATTCCAGTATCGTCACGCAGATCATCGAAGAAGACACGCCCATTGTCGAAAAAGCCAGTATAGACGAACACTACCTTGATGTCTCCGGTATGGACCGCTTTTTTGGCTGTTGGAAATGGACACAGGAGCTCCGCCAGCGTATTATCCGAGAGACTGGATTACCCATTAGCTTTGGTCTTTCTGTGAATAAGACCGTCGCCAAGATTGCCACCGGTACAGCCAAACCCTGCGGCGAAAAGCAGGTGCAGAATGGCACCGAAAAAGGCTTCCTCGCACCGCTATCCATCCGAAAAATCCCAATGGTAGGCGAGAAGTCCTTTACGCTGCTCCGGAATATGGGAATTTCGAAGATCGGCACCCTGCAGCAGATGGAGGTGTTCACCATGCAGAAAGTGCTTGGTGAGAATGGAATCAATATCTGGCGCAAAGCCAACGGGCTCGATGATTCACTCGTGTTGCCTTTTCGGGAGCAAAAGTCCATGTCCAAAGAAAACACCTTTTTGCAGGATACCATCGATATGGATGTACTCCGCCGCACCCTGATCGGTATGGTCGATACACTGGCCTTTGATCTGCGCAAAGAGCAAAAGCTGACCAGCTGTGTCACCCTCAAGATCCGTTATAGCAATTTTGATACCCATACGCAGCAGTTGCAGATCGGTTATACCAATTCGGATCGAAAGCTTACCGATGTGGTGCTTTCACTCTTCAAGAAACTGTATAGCCGCAGGATGCTGATACGCCTTATCGGGATTAAGTTCTCGGGTTTAATTTACGGATCCTATCAGACCGACCTCTTCGACGATAGCGCCGAGGAAGTCAATCTGATGCAGGCCATGGACAAGATCCGAAAACGCTATGGCGCCGAATTTCTGATGAAGGCCATCTGTGCGCCGCTGCCGGAGAAAGGAGGGGATCATGCTCTTAAATCTACATAG
- a CDS encoding TCR/Tet family MFS transporter, giving the protein MKKTGKKAAIGFIFITLLIDITGWGIILPVVPKLIGELINNDLSEAARYGGWLGFAYAITQFIFAPIVGNLSDKYGRRPIILISLFGFALDYVLLALAPSIGWLFFGRIIAGLTGASISTASAYIADISTDEDRAKNFGLIGAAFGLGFIIGPVIGGLLGHYGARVPFYFAAILCMVNFLYGLLILPESLDKDKRRSFSWKRANPIGTVNFLRKQSKISNLVIALILVYVALHAVQSNWHFFTMYKFNWTERTVGLSLGLLGLLLGLVQGILMRWTTPKLGEHKSVYFGLLFYALGLMLFAFTNQGWMMFVFLVPYSLGGICGPALQSIISKNVPANEQGELQGALSSLVSVTAILGPPIMTNLFYYFTHDKAPFQFSGAPFFLASILMFISAIIIYFAFRQKR; this is encoded by the coding sequence ATGAAAAAAACAGGTAAAAAAGCAGCTATTGGATTTATATTTATAACGTTGTTGATTGATATTACAGGTTGGGGAATTATACTTCCCGTAGTTCCTAAACTCATTGGAGAACTTATCAATAATGACCTAAGTGAAGCTGCGAGATATGGAGGTTGGCTTGGTTTTGCGTATGCCATTACGCAATTTATATTTGCACCTATAGTGGGTAATCTTAGTGATAAGTATGGGAGACGCCCAATTATTTTAATTTCTCTTTTTGGATTTGCTCTTGATTACGTACTCTTAGCACTAGCGCCTTCTATTGGGTGGTTGTTTTTTGGAAGAATCATTGCCGGTCTTACTGGGGCTAGTATTTCAACAGCTAGTGCATATATAGCTGACATATCGACCGATGAAGATAGAGCTAAAAATTTCGGCTTAATCGGCGCAGCTTTTGGATTAGGGTTTATTATAGGTCCTGTAATAGGTGGTTTGCTTGGCCATTATGGCGCAAGAGTTCCTTTTTATTTCGCTGCTATATTATGCATGGTCAATTTTCTTTACGGCCTGCTTATACTACCGGAAAGTTTAGACAAGGATAAACGTCGGTCGTTTAGCTGGAAACGTGCAAATCCTATTGGAACAGTTAATTTTTTGAGAAAACAGTCAAAAATATCAAATCTCGTCATCGCTTTAATTTTGGTCTATGTTGCCCTCCACGCTGTACAAAGCAATTGGCATTTTTTTACTATGTATAAATTTAATTGGACGGAAAGAACTGTAGGTCTATCGCTTGGTTTGCTTGGCTTATTGCTTGGCTTAGTACAAGGCATTCTAATGAGGTGGACAACGCCAAAATTAGGGGAACATAAAAGTGTATATTTTGGGTTGCTATTTTATGCATTAGGTTTAATGCTTTTTGCATTTACTAATCAAGGGTGGATGATGTTTGTTTTTCTCGTTCCTTATTCCTTAGGTGGAATCTGCGGACCGGCACTTCAATCAATAATCAGTAAAAATGTTCCTGCAAATGAACAAGGTGAACTGCAGGGGGCATTATCAAGTTTAGTGAGTGTTACGGCTATTTTGGGTCCTCCAATTATGACAAACTTATTTTATTATTTCACTCACGATAAAGCACCATTTCAATTTTCAGGAGCTCCGTTTTTTCTAGCATCCATTTTAATGTTTATTAGTGCAATTATCATATATTTTGCTTTTCGACAAAAACGTTAA
- a CDS encoding helix-turn-helix domain-containing protein has translation MISIFRYLQMALLITLDNVYKLYNLDSSKKTEGIVILNQQNDPKKEYTNNSRLFDGLLLGFLIQGSMKAQIHFLEYEMSAGDIAVLQPQLMMDTKSLSDDAQIVTIGLSLDFITAFPILREFVMNNQMRWQPVIRLQPEEIKLQNDLLTLIQNFYNKKPSHNKTEMLRHLVMVLISMISEVYSSLPSNKSLVKNRTHEIIDDFYLLISKHANQQRSVAFYANKLNLTPQYLSTFLKQRTGKSVLQWIDHITILHAKTLLKSSNLSIKEISSELHFEETSVFCRYFKRIVGVSPKTYRNE, from the coding sequence ATGATTTCAATTTTTAGATATTTGCAAATGGCTCTATTGATAACTTTGGATAATGTCTATAAATTGTACAATCTTGATTCTTCAAAAAAGACGGAAGGAATAGTTATTCTCAATCAGCAAAATGATCCTAAAAAGGAATATACAAATAATAGCCGTCTATTTGATGGTTTATTGTTAGGATTTCTGATACAAGGATCCATGAAAGCACAGATTCATTTTTTAGAATATGAAATGAGCGCAGGGGATATTGCTGTTTTACAGCCGCAATTGATGATGGATACAAAATCATTGAGTGACGATGCCCAAATTGTAACCATTGGTCTTTCGTTAGATTTTATTACAGCATTTCCAATTTTACGTGAGTTTGTAATGAACAACCAAATGAGATGGCAGCCAGTTATCAGACTTCAACCTGAAGAAATTAAGTTGCAAAATGATTTATTGACGCTTATACAAAATTTCTATAATAAAAAACCTAGCCATAATAAAACGGAAATGCTTCGACATCTTGTTATGGTTCTCATAAGTATGATTTCTGAAGTATATTCTTCTTTACCGAGTAACAAAAGCTTGGTTAAAAACCGCACACATGAGATTATAGACGATTTTTATCTACTCATTTCAAAACATGCAAACCAACAAAGAAGCGTTGCGTTTTATGCTAATAAGCTAAATTTAACACCACAATATCTTTCCACCTTCCTGAAACAGAGAACTGGAAAATCTGTATTACAGTGGATTGATCATATCACCATTCTACATGCTAAAACACTACTGAAATCTTCTAATTTATCAATTAAAGAAATTAGCAGCGAGCTTCATTTCGAAGAAACGAGTGTCTTTTGCCGATACTTTAAAAGAATAGTGGGGGTGTCGCCAAAAACCTATAGAAACGAATAA